One part of the Solanum dulcamara chromosome 8, daSolDulc1.2, whole genome shotgun sequence genome encodes these proteins:
- the LOC129900684 gene encoding RHOMBOID-like protein 1 has translation MGRKTPSGHSSSESDLEIKVQPRYSGPEERDQRLHSRPPIPPPNYQPYTKWLPWLVPIIIIVNVVLFIFVMYVNDCPRNGNNCFGTDFFGRYAFQDVHENPLLGPSTTTLQKLGALDVNKVVEGHQLWRLFSCMWLHAGVFHVAANMLSLLFVGIRLEQEFGFLRIGPLYVLAGVGGSLLSALFVRKKISVGASGALFGLLGAMLSELITNWTLYENKLATLLTLLLIIAINLAVGILPHVDNFAHLGGFLTGFLLGCVLLLRPQFGWVNLNKAPPGYFVASKKSKYKIYQYILLMFSLALLLTGFILGLALLTNGWDGNAHCSWCHYLSCVPTPLWSCTEARCATIQLGNQLNMTCTSNHKNGTYMLTNPSNTFEIQMLCSKLCK, from the exons ATGGGAAGGAAGACTCCGTCGGGACATTCTTCGTCGGAGTCAGACCTCGAGATCAAAGTACAACCTCGTTATAGTGGCCCGGAGGAACGTGACCAACGACTACATTCTCGTCCTCCGATCCCACCACCAAATTATCAACCTTATACAAAATGGCTCCCATGGCTAGTccctattattattatagtaaACGTTGTACtttttatatttgttatgtACGTTAACGATTGTCCTCGTAATGGGAACAATTGTTTTGGAACCGATTTCTTTGGTCGTTATGCATTTCAAGACGTTCATGAAAACCCTTTACTTGGTCCCTCCACAACAAC GTTACAAAAATTGGGTGCTCTTGATGTGAATAAAGTGGTTGAAGGGCATCAATTATGGAGGCTATTTTCTTGCATGTGGTTACATGCTGGTGTATTTCATGTTGCTGCAAATATGTTGAGCTTATTATTTGTGGGCATTCGACTTGAGCAAGAGTTTGGATTTT TGAGAATTGGTCCACTTTATGTTTTGGCTGGGGTTGGAGGGAGTCTGTTATCAGCTCTATTTGTGAGGAAAAAAATCTCAGTTGGTGCTTCTGGGGCATTGTTTGGTTTACTTGGAGCTATGCTTTCTGAACTCATCACAAATTGGACATTATATGAAAACAAG TTGGCAACACTACTTACATTGCTTCTCATAATTGCAATAAATCTAGCTGTTGGAATTCTTCCTCATGTGGACAATTTTGCACATCTTGGAGGATTTTTAACTGGATTTCTTCTTGGTTGTGTCCTTTTGCTTCGTCCACAATTTGGTTGGGTTAATCTAAACAAAGCACCTCCTGGCTATTTTGTGGCATCAAAAAAGTCCAAGTACAAGATTTATCAATACATACTATTGATGTTCTCATTAGCACTTCTCTTAACTGG GTTTATCCTTGGGCTAGCTCTATTAACAAATGGATGGGATGGTAATGCACATTGCTCATGGTGTCATTACTTAAGTTGTGTCCCAACCCCTCTATGGAGTTGCACCGAAGCACGTTGTGCG ACCATCCAACTTGGGAATCAATTGAACATGACGTGCACATCAAATCATAAAAATGGGACATATATGTTGACAAATCCCAGCAATACATTTGAAATTCAAATGTTATGCTCCAAACTTTGCAAATGA